GCAGGCCAGGCTCGGCGAAGAGACGATAGAATCCTCTGCCGGCGGGGGTATGGTCAAAGTGACGATGAATGGCCGTCACGAGATCGTCTCAGTGACGATCGATCCCGAGGTTGTCGATCCTTCAGATGTCGAAATGCTTGAAGATCTTATTGTTGCGGCTGTCAACGAGGCGAAGTCACGGATCGACGATATGATCAGCAAGGAAATGAGTTCCCTTACAGGCGGGATGCCTCTTCCAGGATTGTTCTGACATATCTCAACGATTCCTTTTTCGATCTTTTCGCATTTTCCTGCTATTGAATGCTTTAAGGCAAGATTCTTGCTTCACAGGGGGAGAGAGTGATGAATTTTGAGCTTCCACTGCTTCAGAAGCTGGTAGATCAGTTTAAAAAGCTTCCCGGAGTAGGTGAAAAAACGGCTCGCAGACTTGCATTCGCGATCCTCGATATGAATGACGCGGAGGTAAAGGATTTTGCCGAGACACTTCAGCAAGTCAAAGAGAAGATTGGATTTTGCAACAGATGCGGAAGTCTCTCCGAAGAAGATATCTGCAGGATCTGCGGCGACCGATCGAGAGTCGAAGGCGTGTTATGCGTCGTTGAACGGCCGTCCGACATTTACATTCTTGAAAGATCGGGACAATACAGGGGCCGCTACCATGTTTTACACGGAGTTCTTTCACCGCTTGATGGAATCGGACCCGGAGAGTTGAACCTCTCGGGCCTGAAGAAAAGAGTCAAAGAGGAAGAGATCAGGGAACTTATCATAGCAACGAATCCGAGTATAGAGGGAGATACCACATCGCTCTATATTCTGAAGATGTTTGAAGGGATAGACATAAGGATAACGAGACCGGCAAGAGGCATTCCTCTCGGCAGCACTCTCGAATTCGTCGATAAAGGGACTATTTCGAGAGCGCTGGAAGGACGAGAGCCGATTTGAAGACCCGGTGGTAGTCAATCTCAGGCAAGGGAAAGAGAGAAAGAGAGATGATCAGAACAAACTGGAAGGTATTCGAGGAGGATTATTACGCTATCAGTACTACCCTCCAGGAATTATTGAGTAATTCGAATGCTACCAGCGTAATACTGCTCGACAAGACGGGGCAGTTGATCTCGAATGTCGGTGATGAACCTTTATTTGACATGTACAGTTTCGCTTCCCTCTGCGCGGCTGACTTCGAAGCCAACGCGCAATTGGCGAAGCTTATAGGAGAAAAGGATTTCTCTACCCTGTATCACCAGGGGAGTAACGAGTCGATGTATCTTGCCAGGGTAGAACAGGATATCATACTTGTGGTCCTGTTCGACAAGAAAACGACTCTTGGCCTGGTAAGGCTCAGGACAAAGAAAGCAGTTGATAACCTTTCTACCGTTATTCTAAGACTTTATGGCAAGTTGGAATATGAAAATGAAGAGTATTCATCGGACTTCGATGAAGAATTCACAGCCGGAGCTGAACTCGAGATAGACAGTCTCTTCTCGGATTAAAGGGGATGGAAAGTTGTCTTTAATAAACTATTCGTCGCGCGAAATAAATGTCAAGATAGTCTACTACGGTCCCGGGTTA
Above is a window of Candidatus Krumholzibacteriota bacterium DNA encoding:
- a CDS encoding YbaB/EbfC family nucleoid-associated protein, with product MKDIGKLLKQAQQVQTKMAEMQARLGEETIESSAGGGMVKVTMNGRHEIVSVTIDPEVVDPSDVEMLEDLIVAAVNEAKSRIDDMISKEMSSLTGGMPLPGLF
- the recR gene encoding recombination protein RecR, with the translated sequence MNFELPLLQKLVDQFKKLPGVGEKTARRLAFAILDMNDAEVKDFAETLQQVKEKIGFCNRCGSLSEEDICRICGDRSRVEGVLCVVERPSDIYILERSGQYRGRYHVLHGVLSPLDGIGPGELNLSGLKKRVKEEEIRELIIATNPSIEGDTTSLYILKMFEGIDIRITRPARGIPLGSTLEFVDKGTISRALEGREPI
- a CDS encoding roadblock/LC7 domain-containing protein encodes the protein MIRTNWKVFEEDYYAISTTLQELLSNSNATSVILLDKTGQLISNVGDEPLFDMYSFASLCAADFEANAQLAKLIGEKDFSTLYHQGSNESMYLARVEQDIILVVLFDKKTTLGLVRLRTKKAVDNLSTVILRLYGKLEYENEEYSSDFDEEFTAGAELEIDSLFSD